The sequence below is a genomic window from Silene latifolia isolate original U9 population chromosome 7, ASM4854445v1, whole genome shotgun sequence.
GGGGCGATCGTCCTCGTACTCTTGATGAAATGCGGACTAAATCGCGCATGGGTTCATCATCTCGAACTCAGGCTCGTGCGAATGCTCTGACCGCGACTCCTAATTCTTCCTTGTCACATGATCGTCGTAGTGGTATGTCTTATGATTGGATTATTGATACAGGTGCTTCTCATCATGTCACAGGCGATATTCGATGGTTAACGGAGTCCCACTCGATTCCGCCTTGTCCAGTTAGTCTTTCTAATGGTCATAGTGTCTCGGCTGAGGTTGCTGGCACGGTTTATTTAAATGACTCGCTTATACTTCGCGATGTGTTATTTATTCCTAGTCTCGCTTGCAACCTTCTTTCCGTGTCACAACTTGTTGATACTACTGCTTGTATATTGAGCTTTACTAATCATTCTTGTCACATTCAAGACCCTTCTTTGAAGACGAAGATTGGAGTCGGTGAGCTGCGAGATGGCCTCTATTTCTTGCGTGCAGTGGCTCGGGTGAAGGTGCATCGGGTGAGCGCAGCTTCTTCGGTTGATTTGTGGCATATGCGTCTTGGACATCCGTCCAACAAAGTCATTAAATTACTTCCTCATGTTAGCAATTTTAATTCTAGTTTGTGACGTTTGTCATCTTGCAAAACAAAGTCGGCATAGTTTTGTTTTGAATACCAATGAAGCTTCTGCAATTTTTGATTTACTCcattgtgatttatggggtcATTATCGTACACCCTCATCTTGTGGGGTGAAGTATTTCTTAACCATTGTTGAAAACTGCTCTCGTGCGGTTTGGGTTTATTTGTTACTTGATAAAACTGAAGTGACGAGTATGTTTATGAGTTTTGTAGCTATGGTTGAAAATCAATTTTCTAAGCGTGTCAAAATAGTCCAATCAGATAATGGTACGGAGTTTAATGAAATGGCCGATTATTTTTTCAAGACTGGTATTTTATTTCAAACCTCGTGTATTGGcacccctcaacaaaatggtcgTGTCGAGCGTAAACACCGTCATATCCTAAATGTTGCACGTGGCCTTATGTTCCAAGGTAATCTTCCGGTTTCTTTATGGGGAGAGTTTACTTTAACTGCGgcatatttaattaatcgtacccGCCATCTACGCTCCTTCACAATAGGACTCCTTATTAAATTTTATTTGGTGTCGCTCCGTCTTATGAAATTTACGTGTATTTGGTTGTCTCTGCTTTGTCCACAACCAATATACCCGGGGTGATAAATTTGCTAAACGGAGTCGTAAGTGTGTTTTTCTTGGTTATCCGCATAACAAAAAGGGGTGGAGAGTGTTTGATATTGCTACCGGGGATATCTTTGTGAGTCGGGACGTTCATTTTTATGAGACCACATTTCCCTATGCTCCGTCCAGTGACACGTCGATGGTCTCATCTCCCTCTGTCGAATCTGCTGCGGATTCTCCTTCAGTGACCAATCCAGACACCGTAGCTGACGAGGGGAATGACACGGCCTCAGGCCGGATAATTAATGATGTTGGTAATATTGATAATGGGGATCCTGATAATGGTGAGGGTGCTGCGGGTCCTTCTTCAGATGTTGTTGAGCTCGGTCGTGGTAAACGGGTGAAACGGTCACCTCCTCATTTGAAGGATTATATTCTTGACACCACCGCCACTGACACGCCACGTGACTCGCCTCCTGACTCCCCTTCTTCTTCGTCTTCAGGTACTCCTTATGCTCTCGCTAACTATCTTGCTTGTCATAAATTTTCATCTCGTCATAGACAGTTGAGCCTCCGAATTTTCGTGTGGCCGTCACTGATCCTAATTGGTGTAAGGCTATGAAAGAAGAAATCATAGCGCTTGAGAACAATGGTACATGGGAGCTCActgatcttcctcctaacaagAAATCTCACGGCTGCCATTGGGTTTACAAGATAAAATATAAATCCGACGGAAGTGTTGAATGGTTTAAAGCCAGGTTTGTAATCTTTGGTAATCATCAGATCGAGGGTATTGATTATGGGGAGACGTTTGCGTTGGTTGTTAAAATGGTGACGATACGCACTTTGCTTGCTATTGCTGCTAATAAAAAGTGGGAATTGCATCAAATGGACGTTCATAATGCTTTCTTACATGGCGATATGACTGAGGAAGTGTATATGAAATTGCCACCTGGCTTTAGCAAAGGCAAGGACGGGAAACTTTGTCGTTTGCGCAAGTCTTTGTCAGGCCCGTCTTTGAGGGTGTGCGGCCCGTGCGATCGCACAGGGCCCCCAAAATTTTGGCCCAAAACTGGTTAGACACGCATGGAAAAAAATGAGAACTGAAATAATAAGATCATATTAATAGAGTATATTGTCGTGTAGTTCAAGGTAGCATAGTGGTTACAATTTTATATTTAAGTTTTGATTTAGCAAGACATACATCCCAGGTTCGAATCCTGTTggcattttttttttacaaacttTCTTTTTTTGGCATTTGTTTTTTCTTGGATTTGAGCTATCTATTCATTTACACACTTTGATTTTACGTCATCTTTATGGTAAttatattctttttttttcttgggTTCTTCAAGTTCATTTACATACCTTATAGAATTACATAAGTTAAAGATAACATATTTAAGTTAGTTGGGATAAATATAAGTTAAAGATAACATATTATTATATGATGATAATTTTAGAATTTTTACattgaaatttttaatttttccgTGTTTAACATATGAAATTCACATTTGCCTCCTTGATTTTTCTCACCTAACTGCGAATTTTGGCTCCGTAGCCATTGGTTCAATTTTAATTTATATAACCGATagaatttaacaaaaaaaaattgctATAATAGGGCCCCAATTTCACATTTTGCACAGGGCCCTAAAATGTTGGAGACGGCCCTGGTCTTTGTATGGGCTTCGACAGGCTCCGCGTTGTTGGTTTGTCAAGCTAGCTGCTGCTCTTCGGACATATGGTTTTGTTCAGTTTTACTCCGATTACTCTCTAGTCAGCTACAATACTGATGATAGAATACGCTTGAACCGTTTGTGATTCTTTACGAGTTGAGCTATTTCTAAGTTCCGGCGTTAAATGCTATGCTATTACATGTCAGATATGCATTTCTCGAACCATCCCAGTACCTATCCCGGACTCCTTGGAACGTAAAACTTTTTCTCGATCCTGTATTGGCAGTGTAAGCTTTTCTTGTAGGATGATCTTATACAATAGCGTTTTCATTGGACGATCTTTAGGGATTAGAGCTACAAGCAGGTTGTTGCACCTTTCATCCTCTAAAATCTAGCTAGATGATTTCTGCAGATTTCCGCAAGTAGTTGGAAATATCATGCATGGTAATAAAATATCAATAATGCCCTAAAAATGGATGTTGTTTTGTTCAACACGTCAAACTGTTTCCAttatttctttctattttctATTGATATTAGCATAAGTGGACCTCTTGTTCGGCAAAGGCGCTGGTAATGAATAATGATCGAAACCCATATAATATCAGCGACAATCGAAACcacaacgacaacgacaacgacaacgacaacgaAAAAACGATTAAAATCCATCATCAGTAAGATTAATGGATTGGAGGGAATATTAATTAACCAAATACGAAGTATTAATttgaagaattaaaacaaactcataaaattaaatataatgtGTTCAACAAAAACTTAGCAAAGTACGGGTTCAAATTTCAGCTATATACCTTAATGGCCCATGCATTATGGGTAGAGCGGGCAagcccgacccgacccgaccggTAGGACCGAAAAATTGCGACCCGGCCCGATGACGACCCCTAACCCAACACGACCCAATTATcaatgacccgaacccgacccaaacccgacccgatattgacccgatcCGAtgctgacccgattaaattgatgacccgacaattattaagcataattttgatcaaaatgaaagtgatatTTTGTTaaaaccaaataataggttaaaaagTAAATTcaatggtaaaaaattatagtaatgcgattaTGTTACCGGACCGGATAATGACCGATCTGATAACGACCCAAACTCgaacccgactcgacccgaaagggtatgccgacccgatatgacccgacccgatgtGACTCGAGCCAAACCCGACCcaactgacccgattgccacctctaattATGGGATTCAAATGCTTTCATCCATGTTTTAAAGTTACGTGTATCGGTTTTGATTGAGTGCGGGAGATTTTGGGCAGTTAAGCTTATAACCATGAATGAATGACAAAAAAAATGTGCGTTTATCTAATTTTTTGGGCAGGACCTAATTAAGATGACGTATTGAGGCTACGTACTATATTTTGTATGCATGTGTATCAAtgagcatatatatatatgtgtatataaaaCTTTCATGAGAAGGCAAATTAAGAGCAATTAGCAacgaataaataataataaaataaatggagaTTAATATGGTGTACGTGATTCATGCATTGGTCTGGCCACTTATAGCATTTCTCTTTTGGAGGTGGAATGAGATTTGGTATGGAACCTCGGTTAGGGCTAGGTGCAAGTTATTGAATGCTAAATTACCACCAGGTCACTTGGGGATCCCTATCTTTGGGGATTACTTCTCTTTTGCATGGTACTTTAATTTCCGCCTTCGTCCCGACCGTTATATCACGAACAAGATGCAGAAGTAAGTTGCTATATACTAATCTTGTAAAATATTACTCACATATATCTAATTAAagtataatttaattaaataagagagaGTATACAATTTATGTTTGAAATTTACCCAATAATAGCATGCTCATCATCACTTTGACAAATACAGGTATGGGAAGAATGTAGGGGCATACACAACGTTTTTGTACGGATCTCCAGCCATAATAGCATGCGCACCATCACTTTGCAAAAGCATATTAACAGCAACAACGGGATTTAAACAAGGTTGGCCCTCAAGCAGTGGCGGATCTTGAACAAATTTTCAAGGGGGGCCAAGTCAGTTTTAAGCTaaactcaattttttttaatatgcTTCAAAAGAATATTGGTAGATTTTCCGTATTAAACAAGTCATTTTTTCATCCAATGGTCTATATGGTCAATATTTCAGTAACTATTGAACACAAATATTTCAATTAGTGACCTTTTCTATAGTACTAATAGACATTTGATGGCTATAAAAACCCTTTTAATCAACCCAATTGAATGTCATTTCGTAAGACACTAAATATCAATAGTTTTTAAATGAAATATACTTAAATAAATATAATAGCTCTAATCAAAGTTTATGTTTTTAATGTCACTAATTgaaataagcattgtacaacaaAAGTATAAGAATCTGAACTTatatgtattctttctgagctaatcaaagtttatgtttttaatgtgtaaatggatgagctCAATACTTTATAATAAAGTTCATATTCTTTAACTTAAAACCCAAATACTTTATtacaaagctcagattctacaccgtacaacatatataattggttgtatagtccatgaattgctCTAAAATGTGTTAGAGTATAATCAAGGCAACTATTATATTATACAGTAAAACAACAACTATTAATTTTAAAAACTTGGAATAAAAAAAATAGAGTATATACTTAATATTTCAATTGTTACATGATTATGGGTAAAAAATTTATTCAACATTTTCTTCCTCACAATCTATGCTAATAAAGAGTAAGGAAACACATTAACGGTGTTTATTTATCTTAACAAACCATTTTATATTATTAGTGATTATTTTACTACTCATTCCGTCTCAATCAAtaatttacatttgctttattttttcctcacaaaataaaataaatgtaaactattcactaGATAAAGTGACTACTATTTTTATATTTGTTGATTATGAAAGACCAAATTTAATTGAGGGCTAAAAGAAGATAAAGAAATTtaaacataaaaacaaaatacaagaaAAAACGCTGAACACTTGCCACATATTAATGGTTTTAAATTTTTAACACCAAGATAATCCacctaatgaaaaaaaaaaaaaaaaaaaaaaaaaaaaaagaagcaaaAAGTGATAACACACTTCTTTTAATTTTTAACAGCGCATTCTATTACTCCCTCTATTCAACAATTATTACCCCATTTTAATATAATACATCTCACATATAATGGAGAAATGGGGTGATaattgttgaatggagggagtactttgtAGTATGTTACGACTTACGAGCAATTGATTTTGGGCCACACTACCCATTACTCCTCGTTTTCTTGCGGAGCTCAATAGCCAGCAAGGGCCAGCCCTTGTTTTGGGCCAATGTCAGGGGGGGCCTGGCCCCGACCCACTGATACCAAGATCCGCCGCTGCCCTCAAGTGAAGTATTAGGAATTCATTCAGTAATAACTATTCATGGATCACGTCATCAGCACATCAAGGGGCTCCTCACAAGTGAGTTCAACCACCGTGACACCCTTACTCGAGTTGCGCGACAATTACAGCCTTGTATCGTAGCTGCTTTTCAATCATGGTTTCAAATGGGCCAAATTAATACCTTCTATCAAgtaaaaagggtaagctaagtaATGTCTCGTATAACACTCTCGCTCTCTTCATTCCTCCTGAACAATTCTTTATGTTTAATttgttcacaaaatctcatttgtgacggcacgtatccgtcactttgaagtgacggataccattttctctcacaaatgacccaaatagaggagagaggaaagcacatggggtgcccccaccttgtcccctctatccgttttgtgagtgtcattacccgtcacttgctccaacccgtcttcagcaagactaattgtaatTTGTTTTAGTCACAAGAATCAATGATATGAGAAATGACTTGCTTAAAGAAAAAAACTTCTAATTGGTATGTGTGAAATATTGAAAACTTATACATGCTTAAAATGAAAAGGTAAAGAAATGTTTGAGACACCCAAGTAAGAAGAGGGTGAGGAGAATTGATCAGGGCATAATTATTATGTGCACGCAAGATTCATCTTTTAAATTGTGTGTATTTTTAGAGAGTTAGAGTTACGGTCTTAATCATATACGAATAAAATAGATGCTTTCTTAATGACGACACTACAACGAACGTGATTCCTCTATcaaattatactccgtatataattaTAGAACCTAATTTATAAGTTGACATGGCGTTTTAATTTGCCCTTGTACATGAAATGAAATTAAATAGGTAGCGCTGGAGTTTATGGGAAGGTACATGGGTGGTTTGGAATTAGGTTCCGAGATAGATGCTCTTGATAAGTTATTCTCAGCCGTGAATGAAGGAGTCAGAGCCCAGCCATGGAACTTTCCTGGAATGCCTTTTCGTCATGCCCTCCAGGTTTCTTTCCgcaaatattattaaaatattgcGACATAAATAGGATTGATGGAGTAATTACTAGAAAAATATAAGAGTAGTAAATACTCCGACCAAACTGTTTATGATTTCTCCGCCTTTATTATTACACTAAAACCAACGGTCATTTCTTTGTTAAATATAGTGTCGAAAGAAGCTTACCGAGAAACTGACGTTGCAATTGATGAAGAAGAAAAAGGAGGGTAAGAATATTGGTGCAACAAGTGATATGATGGATAGATTGATGCAAAGTAAGGATAAAGAAGGGAGACATTTAAGCGATGAGGAGGTGGTAGATAATATTTTGAGTAACATTGCCATAGCTTATATTGGTATTGCATATCCTGTTACTTGGGCCATGTATTATCTAGCCAAGAATCCCCATGTTCTTCAAAAACTCCGGGTAATTTATACATTTACTTAATAATTTCTTATTACTTGCATTGGTATAAAATTTAAAATTGCTTATTATTtgcattataaacaacacaaataCTTGTATTAGCTTCTTTATAAGTATTGTGATATTAAAACACTTTCTAATTTACCTAAAAACTTATGGCATTCTGAACCTGTTTTAATAATTTTCTTAAACTATGATGTGGATGATTATTGCATATAAGACTCTTAGAATTATTGTATTTCTATGTTCATTAATTAGTTCAAAACCTAGACCATCGACATTTAATAATATATTCATATTGTGATATTGATGATATTAAATGTCAAAATATAGAAAGAGAATATGGAAATGACTAGGGAGAAAAATGGTGCTGAATTGACATACAAAGATTTCCTGGGGCTGAAATACACAAACAAGGTGCGTAATATACAAGCTATCATTGCCATTGTTATTTTGTAATTGTTATATATCtatggttttttttttctattttaggtaCCAGTAATTCTTAACGCTGGATCCAAATTGCAATGTTTTTGCCTTCAAACCATGATATTATAATCTCATTCAAATTACCAACGACAAAATATGAATGTGAGACTTATAATTAATTGAGGACATATTTCAACTTCTTAAATCAATTCTTCGTACTTTAGTATGAGAATTTGTAATGATCACATTCCCTACATTTTGGCCATAGGTTTCATTGACATTTTTTTTACTGATAAGAAATAAATCAAATGAAATATATTCATTAAAACATAAATTATACTTATCTAACCTATACACACTCCTATCATTTGTTTAATCATTTGTTTTCTTACGGGTGTTTTAATTAATTGTTGACCTTTCTGTTTTGATAATGTTTTGGATACATAAGTAAATTTATTATCCACTCACTTTtagaataacttcttattcatcaACAATAGCAGAGTTCGACTCATTGTTCCTGTTTGATTTCCGTGGCAAAAAATAAAGTTCAAGAGATCAGATGTCCGAATAAAGGAGTATTTTTTAGCTTACCTAAATTACCAACAAATATTTTATGTTAACTTAAGAGTTGCGGAGTAGGGATCTATATATATTTACTCTCACTTAATTAGATCTGAATAATTAGTTCCTTGATTGTAGGGAAATAAAACtttatataaaaaataatgtAACAATTTGCATGCAGGTTGTGGATGAAACTATTAGAATAGCTAGTCTTTCCGGCTTTATAATCAAGAAAGCTACTGAAGACATCAAATTTGAAGGTACGTCCATAATATTTAGCTAAAATATGGCAACATGCCACACTTCAACCACATATAAGAAAATACAATAAGTAGATTATAGCTAAAGCTCAATACTCAAGCTAAGTTTATATGTCAAACCTAAAATATTAAATATATTTCATTTGTAATATGTGAGTTTTCATTTTCCGTAACGTTACTTTTTACTAGATATAACACTTGATAAAGTTGCTATTTACAAATTATTGTTACCTTTTAAGTTTTGTTCATTTAGGGTCTTTTTCCATAAAATTTTATCAACTTGCTTTGTTAAGCAATATCATGAAAATATATTGCGTTATGGATTTGGTCATATTCCTGAGAAATAACGTAGAACCATCTTGAAGTCAAAATTTAACTAAGTGAATGAACTTTACAAACAAATAAGTGATTCTGACTTCTAAGGGAGGGTTTTAAGAGTGAACTCATATTACTTGGGAGTTGAGGCTCCCCTAACACCACGATATAAAAAATTTAAGCCACGgtattaattatttttaatattaatctGTTTTGAAATAAATAATAAGGAGTAATTTAAAATAGTTATATATGAAAGAAAACTGAAGATAATggaaagaaaagaaatgaaaaaaaaaatctaaactcACTCAAAGTATATGCTCAATGTTCTCTGAATTTGCTTGTACAGGAATTTTTCGTTCCAAAACTGAAATGAAATTTTATTTCTATTAGAGGCAAACataccaattaaaaaaaacatataaaaaaaTTACTACATTTAAGGTAGTCTTGACGTAGTGATACAATGAAGAAAGTCTTATGTTTAGGAGATGAAGTTCAATACATCATACTTAATTACGCCTTTGTTATTGCGATTTCATTTTGtactcattttttttattttatataaaaataaattctTTTTAGAAAAAAGAAATAAAGTTAAATAATTGACGAGGATAGAGCAACTAATGCAAaagatattttcaaaaaaatggTAGTACTAAAGAAATGGCTAAAAAAAACTGATCAATATGTGTAGGTTATTTGATACCAAAAGGGTGGAATGTACTAGTGTGGCTAAGGCAGCTTCACATCGATCCATCAAATTTTGAAGACCCTTTGACTTTCAATCCAGCCAGATGGGATGTACGTCACTCTTACTCATCAagtagttatatatatatatatatatatatatatatatatatatatatatatatatatatatatatatatatatatatattagttttTTTACAATTTTACTCTCATAATATGGTTTATAAGTCTATTATTTTTCGTTACAAAATGGTAAATTTGATAATAAATACCTAGCGATAAACGACTGGACGTATTCTAATGAGACTATAATAATGTTAACGTTCATTTTTCCAATGTTTTTAATAAATTTGTTTAATGCTTTATTATACTCTCTTTGTTATAATTTTTGATCTATTTGTTCTATTATagttatttgtttacatttatttttaaAGAATGTTTTAATGACTACTATAATTTCTCCATCTTTCTTAATTTTGTGCCAAAGTAAAGATAGATAAAGAACGACCGAGACAAATAGAGTAAGTTATTGTTTTAAATACAAATTTTTAActttaattttataataaaaaaagaaATTTACGATATCTATATTCTTACTTTAATGTGATAGTATTTACCTGTAAACTATAACTTTTaaagattaaaattaattttctcCAAAATTTATAGTggttatatatataaaaaaaataaagagtattatttaattttaaaaatacTATAAATTGTACTTGGCAGTCTCTTCCAAAACATGGAACATACCTCCCTTTCGGAGGAGGAGTAAGAGCTTGTCCCGGAAGTACGATGGCTCGTCTCATTACTATTCTATTTCTCCATCACTTGGCTCTTGGATATAGGTAACATTTTCCGCTCATTTGATCATGACATAAAAAATAGATTTTAGTTTTGTTTTGTGGATTTTATAAATTTACGCTGGTTCTTAATTATATTTTGATAAATGTCATCTATATATGTTGCATATGCTCTAATTTCAAGACAAACTTAAACAATAAAAATAAGAGATAATGGTACGTAAAAACTTATGATACAAGCCGGAAAAAAAATAGGAACCATAAATATAAGAATAAAAGGTTTGATTCGGTAGAAAAgttattgttgagtttatggattcaagtacctaagagggggagggggtgaattaggtactcttttaaaaaattttaacttcaactttattggattaaagtaagttaagtgaacaaaagagattagaggatactttgaataatattgaaagattgaacaagtatcacgatgaatgtttgctgaagtatgaaagcaacaatcgttctaactgtatctatttgtctcagttt
It includes:
- the LOC141589892 gene encoding uncharacterized protein LOC141589892 codes for the protein MSVTTYFGNLKILWDALAAHEPPFACKCGGCKCGIAKDALAHQDSERLHKFLMGLDSSIYANLRSNQLALDPLPSLNRVYHIVLQEERLRVGPSVVAEPTDVMAFSVRREPSSSTPHWRALREAERQERRKLQCAHCNAFRHKVQDCFIKSQKFPDWWGDRPRTLDEMRTKSRMGSSSRTQARANALTATPNSSLSHDRRSGMSYDWIIDTGASHHVTGDIRWLTESHSIPPCPVSLSNGHSVSAEVAGTVYLNDSLILRDVLFIPSLACNLLSVSQLVDTTACILSFTNHSCHIQDPSLKTKIGVGELRDGLYFLRAVARVKVHRVSAASSVDLWHMRLGHPSNKVIKLLPHVSNFNSSL
- the LOC141589893 gene encoding cytochrome P450 88A1-like, giving the protein MGGLELGSEIDALDKLFSAVNEGVRAQPWNFPGMPFRHALQCRKKLTEKLTLQLMKKKKEGKNIGATSDMMDRLMQSKDKEGRHLSDEEVVDNILSNIAIAYIGIAYPVTWAMYYLAKNPHVLQKLRKENMEMTREKNGAELTYKDFLGLKYTNKVVDETIRIASLSGFIIKKATEDIKFEGIFRSKTEMKFYFY